The genomic window AATCTATCTTAAGGGTTTAACAATAAATATCTATAACAGACGTATTACTCCTTTATCAGTTTAACTGTGCGTTTTAGATCCTCTCCAACCTGAATAAAATACACTCCTTTTTCCAAACCATTTAATCTAACAATCGTCGTTTCATACATTATTTTATTGCTTAATAAAATCTGGCCTAATAGATTGCGAATAGTGTACATGTTACCAACATATTTACGAGTGGTTTTTAGCAGTACATCACCGGAAGCAGGATTTGGATATACGGAAAATGATTGCTCTGAGATGGATTGATTTATGCCCGTTGAATTGTTTACCGTAAGAACCACCGTATTAGTTGTATCTGAACAACCACCAGAGGATATAATACACCTGAATTGCTGATTATTATTACTCAATGCAGCGTTTAATACCTTCAGGGTATCCTTATCCGTTCCGGTGTATTGACCGGCATTGCTTATGTTTTGAAAACCTAGCCCCAGATTAGTTTGCCATTGATAAGTTAACCGGTGAAACAGATGCACTAACTATAAATTGAGCTATTTCTCCAATATTCACAGTTTGGTTAGTTGGTTCTGCTACAATGCTAACTCCTGAAAGTAAGTTTACATTTAACAGTGAAGAAGTAGCTGTACAGTTTCCATTAGCCACTGTAACCCGTATAGTTACCTGCTGTGGTGACTATTATGAGATGATGTTAAAGCGCCCGTTGACCACGTATTATTGGTAGAACTGGATGATGTTAACGTCACACTTCCACCGGGACATAAGGAAGTTGAACCGCTAGGAGTGATAACTGGTGTTGACGGTATTGTATTTACCATTACTGAAATACTTGCCGTTGGTGCACACAGCCCTACCGTTGGTGTAAAGGTGTAGGTTGATGTTCCTGCATTAGCGGTGCTAATATTGGAAGGGCTCCAGGTTCCGGTAATGCCATTAGTAGAGGTAGTTGGTAAACTACCCGGTGTTGCGCCTACGCAATATGGACCATACGAATTAAATGTTGTGTAATATTCGCATTTATGGTGACTGTACGTGTAGCAGTAGTGGCACACAGCCCTGCCGTTGGTGTAAAGGTGTAGGTTGATGTTCCTGCATTAGCGGTGCTAATATTGGAAGGGCTCCAGGTTCCGGTAATGCCATTAGTAGAGGTAGTTGGTAAACTACCCGGTGTTGCGCCTACGCAATATGGACCATACGAATTAAATGTTGGTGTAATATTCGCATTTATGGTGACTGTACGTGTAGCAGTAGTGGCACACAGCCCTGCCGTTGGTGTAAAGGTGTAGGTTGATGTTCCTGCATTAGCGGTGCTAATATTGGAAGGGCTCCAGGTTCCGGTAATGCCATTAGTAGAGGTAGTTGGTAAACTACCCGGTGTTGCGCCTACGCAATATGGAATTACACGAATTAAATGTTGGTGTAATATTCGCATTTATGGTGACTGTACGTGTAGCAGTAGTGGCACACAGCCCTGCCGTTGGTGTAAAGGTGTAGGTTGATGTTCCTGCATTAGCGGTGCTAATATTGGAAGGGCTCCAGGTTCCTGTAATGCCATTGCTGGACGTAGTTGGTAAACTGCCTGGTGTTGCTCCTACACAATATGGTCCATACGTATTAAACGTTGGGGCAGTATTGGTATTAACAGTTATTGTTGTTGCAGCAGACATTGCATTGCAGTTACCATTAGATACTGTAACGGTAAAAGTTCCATTACTCGTAACTGTTATAGATTGTGTTGTAGCTCCAGTTGACCAGACATTTCCCGTTGTACTCGAAGAGGTTAAAGTAACTGATCCTCCCTGACAAAAGCTTGTTGGACCACTTGCACTTATAGTTGGCGCGGTTGGAGGTGAGACCACATTCACTGTAATTGAACGAGTATTTACAGAACAACCATTGCTATTGGTTATTTTACAATAATATGCTCCAGAACTTGTAGCTGAATAACTTGAAGAAGTAACACCATTTATTAATATTCCATTTTTATACCACTCATATGTATAACCGGCTCCGGTGGTAGGACGAATTGTAACAAAAGATCCAGAACAAAAAGTTGTAGGACCGGATAAACTGACTGAAGTATCAGGATTAAGAACAATATACTTTTTAACAGGAGTCCAGTGTTCATCATCAGAATACGGATTCGTTGCAATCACTCTTAGTTTATAATTACGGGTTGTATCC from Sphingobacteriales bacterium includes these protein-coding regions:
- a CDS encoding T9SS type A sorting domain-containing protein, whose protein sequence is MHLFHRLTYQWQTNLGLGFQNISNAGQYTGTDKDTLKVLNAALSNNNQQFRCIISSGGCSDTTNTVVLTVNNSTGINQSISEQSFSVYPNPASGDVLLKTTRKYVGNMYTIRNLLGQILLSNKIMYETTIVRLNGLEKGVYFIQVGEDLKRTVKLIKE